cattgattatGATTCCACAAGTGCTCAAAATGAGAAATTTAAACCATAATCGGAACtccttcctcttcttcttttccgATTCAATGACACGTACATGCGGAGATGTCAACGAATGATCAACTGTTGTACTGatgatatcattatcatagATTGAAAATAGAGTAGGTATagttaatattttgaatgatttagcctgttcaaaatattcatgAGCTTCCTCTAATTCCGATTCTTCCCCAGCACTTGATGATTCATCATATTCCGACGATAACAACGACGACACATCCTTGAGTTCATTGGCAATCATACTTCCTATTACATCATCACCAAGAACATTCAACTTTTCCTTTATCTTGTTCGGTGGTCCTTTTAACACTCAAGCTTCCTTTCTCTTCaacgtacgtacgtatatAAAACACCGAGATATATAAAGCCTTTTTAATACAGAGTTCTTTTAACACCGCTTCCCTATTAATCTGCCATCGCAAGacacaacaacaacaacaacaacaacaacaacaaaataattataatacaTAATGACCACCTCACAAGGATCAGAAAGAGAAATAGGAATGCTAGATGTAGGAACTCACTGTTCCCTatgtgaaaaattagattTCTTACCATTCCATTGTTCATCATGCAATAAAGATTTTTGTTCAGAGCATCGGTCCAAACAATCTCATTATTGTGAATCATTAAAGCAGCAAACCACTACCCCGAGGTCGAGCGAGACTGTTCGTGGGAATGATGAGCaatattttaaaagttTGCTTCCTGAGAAAGGATACATTCGAGTTAATCAACCACATGTCCGTAATCCTGTATCAACAAATGAGGCTGTGTTAGGTAATGGTAACTTGagggaaaaaaatacaatacGGTCGAGATTGAATGAATCCACTTTATcgaaattgaaaagtttttttGATAAGCATAGaagtagtaataataagaaaactTCTCGTAGCTTTTTTAGCTCGAAGaaatctaataatgatgagaATGAGGGGAATATActtcttttaaaaaaatcGGCCATTGGAGATTCGAAGATTCCAACAAGTAATAGAATTCATATATGgtgttattatttagaAGGTAATTCGGAGCAAGAGGGGGACGCTAATAGTGTGAAAACGGCTGTTTTTATAAATAAGATTTGGCCATTAGGTAGGACATTGGATTATTTGGCTCAACAATTACAAgttaaaaatttgaatagtaattttaaaacaactaagaaggaaaaattatacctttataaagaaattaaggCGAAGGATAATGTTGATTTTAAATTGTTGGAATTATCGGATCGTGTCGCTAATGAATTACATGATAAGGACGTAGTTTATTTAGTTCGTGGCGATGACGTTATAGCATAATAAAAAGCAAAAATGAGATGATTCATTTCTTATAGACAGactattttttaaataactaaaaactttaatattaataataattctaataaCAATAGATAGATAATTTCATGATTTCAACATCACGCTGGCACATAGAGTTCTATATGAATTGCCTACGATATAAATGAATATCctaatattatcattgaattattctcttataattatataatctaatttacattattattttcattacttaatctaatttcaattataattataattacaattacaaataataactgAAATAAAATCTTTACTGTTAGGTGTACGTTATCTCCCGCCCATCTTCTCTCTTGTCGTTCATTTTTTAATGTTTATCTTTTCGTTCCTTCCgtctttttctttcatttaACAACACCCTAGTTTACTAAAGAAACCTTTGACAGAATGTTGTGAACTTGTATCTTTACCAATTGGTTGTTGGTTGGCATTTGCATTTTTATTTGCCGTTGGTTGTTCTTGAGATTGATATTTGTGATTAACATTATCTCCatcttgttgttgataTCTCCcgttaatattattttgttgttgttgtatttgatgttgttgctgttgtcGATGTTGTGATGGACGAGTTTGGaattgttgctgttgttgagcttgttgttgtgcttgtgatttctttaattgttGTGCTTGTTGTTGCGCATACTTTTGTTgtgtttgttgttggtaAGCCTCGTACGATGTTGGATCtaattgttgttcttgttgttggttTACATTTGCATTGGCCGATTGTAGTTGACTTGGTTGTGGAGATTGTTGGTGAATGTGATGAGGTTGTAATTGTGGTTGTTGTAACAGTTTATTTCTATGtcttcttgatttttcatttggtGGATTTGGATGACCATAACCATGAAGGTTtggttttttattaattgataaatcCCAACCGCGACCAccattcaatttcatccaATCATATTCACCGTCTGCAGCTTCACCTAAATCATCTAATGCAGATAGTAATAACATACGATATCCTTCATAATCAGGAGTTTCATCAAATGCTAAATTTCTAACAATCTCTAAATAACGACCAAATTGGATAGGTAATCCTTGAGCCAAATCATAAACATTAGTTGTTCTCTTCTTCTcaccaattttttcatatttttgtttattatttggagCTTTTAAACCTTGCCATGGTAATTGACCTCTAAGGAAATAGAAAAACACATGACCCATTGCTTCCATATCATCTCTCCTTGATTGTTCTCTCCCCAAATGAGTATTAATAGACATATATCTTGCTGTACCACTCAATGATTTCTTCTCACGATAAGGTATATGTTGTTTAGTCTTTGGATCTCTATATTGTTTAGCCATTCCGAAATCAATCAAATGAACTTTATTAGCATCTGGTTGTCCCGGTCTCccaattaagaaattatctGGTTTAATATCTCTATAGATCAAATCATGGGCATgtaaatcttcaattaGAGTTATCATTTGCACTGCAATTTGTACCACAGTCTTTACTGAGAATCTTCTATTACACCAATCGAAAAGATCTTCCAAAGATGGGCCGAAAAGATCCATGACAAGAATGTTATGTAGCCCTTCTTGACCGAAATAATAAGCTTGTGGTATTCCTGGAGTACCAGAAAGAATTTTGTAAGTTCGATattcatctttcaattgtGGAGCTTCGGTTTTCCTTGGTTCGAATTTGATAGCCACTGATAAACCGTTTAACATGTTGGTACCTTCGAATACTACACCGAATGAACCTTCTCCTATTTTCTTACCGATTTTGTAATGGAGACCAACTATCGTGGAATCATCACGGGAAGTTGATGAATAGTTTGATGGAGATGATGTCATGTTAGTATTTGCGGTGGTATTGTTTGCTGTGTTGCCGTTCAGTATTCTTATGTTGCTTGAGCTTTGCATCGGAGTGTTTGTAGCATTTGTTAAGTTGTGGATAGCCATTGCTGTATTCGCAGCTGTTGATGATTGATGATAAGACATGGATATACTTTGATGATCGAACagagaagaaaatacaGATAGTAAAACTTTTGATTTGCGTTTGTTCTTTAGTCTTATTAATACGATACACTCTTGTTATTCCTCCTGTTCGGAATTATCtattatatgtatattttattaatagatAATTAAATGTGGGGTGGGGAGGGTAGAAGTTGCCTTCTAATTATGTACtgtaaaatttcaaatggaagaaaaatttgtCTATCGAGGCGAGTGGGGGAGAAAAATGATCTCTAAACGATAATAACagaataaatgaaaagagcagaaaatgatatatatgATCAAAAGGTATCCTTCTGTCAGACTGTATTAATGAATGGATGTATTTCCGTTTAGGTTCTAGCTGATCTACAGTTGTGTGCCTTTTGTTCCTTGTCGTCTCTTAACCTCTGGGTTGTTGTGTTACGGAAGTTAAGTTAGTCacttaatttttttgatcCACGTAATTCGAAAACGTTTatcatatttctttctttctttcctttttgttttgttttgttttgtttgtttgttttgtttgtttttcgCTGAAAAAATTCCCACAAGTATCCGCGAGGAGTTTGCGGTTGGGTTCTGTTCCATCATGCGGTACGGGACCCTTTTGGTTATGACATAAATTCCCCAATGGGCACCCCTCTTTTGTACGGGGGGTTTTCCAGCGACACACTTTTCATTTCCCATCTCTTCGCTGCCACAAAAAAGCTTGAATTTTTGAGAGGGATTTAATATAGGTTCTTCTGGGATGTATGTGGAAAGATGAATGACAAgaataatttataaataattaaatatacaagttattcaattaatacatatattataaataatgtatataataattagCTGTGGCCCCATACGAGAAGAACACAAATAGTAAATATGTTCTTTCGAAGGAAAGTAACGACAAGATTCATCatgaataatatataaattaatgTTTCATTGGTCTCCCTTCTGTGTACTGTCTATATGGCTTCTTT
Above is a genomic segment from Naumovozyma dairenensis CBS 421 chromosome 6, complete genome containing:
- the CUZ1 gene encoding Cuz1p (similar to Saccharomyces cerevisiae YNL155W; ancestral locus Anc_2.106) yields the protein MTTSQGSEREIGMLDVGTHCSLCEKLDFLPFHCSSCNKDFCSEHRSKQSHYCESLKQQTTTPRSSETVRGNDEQYFKSLLPEKGYIRVNQPHVRNPVSTNEAVLGNGNLREKNTIRSRLNESTLSKLKSFFDKHRSSNNKKTSRSFFSSKKSNNDENEGNILLLKKSAIGDSKIPTSNRIHIWCYYLEGNSEQEGDANSVKTAVFINKIWPLGRTLDYLAQQLQVKNLNSNFKTTKKEKLYLYKEIKAKDNVDFKLLELSDRVANELHDKDVVYLVRGDDVIA
- the YCK2 gene encoding serine/threonine protein kinase YCK2 (similar to Saccharomyces cerevisiae YCK1 (YHR135C) and YCK2 (YNL154C); ancestral locus Anc_2.105), with protein sequence MSYHQSSTAANTAMAIHNLTNATNTPMQSSSNIRILNGNTANNTTANTNMTSSPSNYSSTSRDDSTIVGLHYKIGKKIGEGSFGVVFEGTNMLNGLSVAIKFEPRKTEAPQLKDEYRTYKILSGTPGIPQAYYFGQEGLHNILVMDLFGPSLEDLFDWCNRRFSVKTVVQIAVQMITLIEDLHAHDLIYRDIKPDNFLIGRPGQPDANKVHLIDFGMAKQYRDPKTKQHIPYREKKSLSGTARYMSINTHLGREQSRRDDMEAMGHVFFYFLRGQLPWQGLKAPNNKQKYEKIGEKKRTTNVYDLAQGLPIQFGRYLEIVRNLAFDETPDYEGYRMLLLSALDDLGEAADGEYDWMKLNGGRGWDLSINKKPNLHGYGHPNPPNEKSRRHRNKLLQQPQLQPHHIHQQSPQPSQLQSANANVNQQQEQQLDPTSYEAYQQQTQQKYAQQQAQQLKKSQAQQQAQQQQQFQTRPSQHRQQQQHQIQQQQNNINGRYQQQDGDNVNHKYQSQEQPTANKNANANQQPIGKDTSSQHSVKGFFSKLGCC